From a single Anoplolepis gracilipes chromosome 3, ASM4749672v1, whole genome shotgun sequence genomic region:
- the Fbw5 gene encoding F-box/WD repeat-containing protein 5: MDGVEDIAQNCQTADEDVSESDSECLSQQSEGDVNWYYMPDSILLSIFQYLTPKELTIAGEVCRSWHRVSRDEFLWKYLFYRTYKIDPDVGIVPGKTSWLEEFKRLAYHTPLIETEVLKEHSHQVLHVSFSHNGKMFATCSKDGYILVWQSQYPVTIKYLHDMKTFSWKYTQFSQFNCTDTLLLVSGVHFGTPHSTSGEIAVFKVAPGFDLQCRVVNKPYDIFGTWYSERYLLSGNLHWLAHLVSTSVVWLNKANQESASEHVPIMTQLFRFYNGNASSIRAIMVANCLAPAPAETTEQQSQPSSSNTKEEKGNPPSHKDLLSPSNEPSSSQQQEEPEVLHHASSRLQYSKLEGGFSNWRKLGDGFEYASPIQYNQEYRQVEMQRKAHESDSESENPLWEEESESGESSITEECDTDELANNPEKFLIFTTGSKTYTPHKVGFKRIKLVTFPRRLDPGPSLRERIAQRERERERQNTPSVEDWLNYEAVADKFDKIDHLIDLHGHIIGMGLSPDHRYLYVNTRPWPKGYVITNPLQPPPIAQEIDIHVIDLVTLKQVGTMLRAHKAYTPNNECFFIFLDVCNEYVASGAEDKHGYLWDRHYGICLAKFPHTDVVNSVAFNPRDPEMLVTTSDDYTVKIWRSRAMVKNLGLDENSYRRGMEVRKRRRFQRSSNNID; the protein is encoded by the exons ATGGACGGCGTCGAGGACATCGCGCAGAACTGTCAGACAGCTGATGAGGATGTCAGTGAGTCGGATAGCGAGTGCTTGTCACAGCAAAGCGAGGGCGACGTTAATTGGTATTATATGCCAGACTCGATTCTTTTGAGCATCTTCCAGTACCTGACACCGAAGGAGCTGACGATCGCGGGTGAGGTATGCAGATCGTGGCACAGGGTATCGCGTGACGAATTCCTgtggaaatatttattttatcggaCATACAAGATAGATCCGGACGTCGGCATTGTGCCAG GGAAAACTTCTTGGTTGGAAGAATTCAAACGGTTGGCATATCATACTCCACTGATAGAAACTGAAGTTCTCAAAGAGCATTCGCATCAAGTTTTACATGTGAGCTTTTCCCACAATGGCAAAATGTTTGCAACCTGTTCAAAAGATGGATACATTCTT GTATGGCAAAGTCAATATCCtgttactataaaatatttgcacgaTATGAAAACATTTAGTTGGAAGTATACACAATTTTCGCAATTTAATTGTACAGATACTTTACTTCTCGTCTCTGGTGTACATTTTGGTACACCTCATAGTACTTCAGGAGAAATAGCAGTGTTTAAAGTAGCac CTGGCTTTGACCTTCAATGTAGAGTAGTGAATAAGCCGTACGACATATTTGGTACATGGTACAGCGAGCGTTACCTTTTGAGTGGAAATCTGCATTGGTTGGCGCATTTGGTCAGTACTAGTGTAGTTTGGCTTAATAAGGCAAATCAAGAATCAGCTAGTGAACATGTGCCCATTATGACACAGCTTTTTAG attCTACAATGGAAATGCTTCTTCAATTAGAGCAATTATGGTTGCAAATTGTTTAGCGCCTGCACCAGCTGAAACTACGGAACAACAAAGTCAGCCATCCTCCTCAAATacaaaggaagaaaaaggaaatcCGCCAAGTCACAAAGATTTGTTGTCACCTTCGAACGAACCTAGTAGCTCGCAACAGCAGGAAGAACCAGAAGTGTTACATCATGCATCATCAAGATTaca ATATAGTAAATTAGAAGGTGGATTTTCGAATTGGAGAAAACTTGGTGATGGTTTTGAATATGCTAGTCCTATACAGTACAACCAGGAATATAGGCAAGTTGAGATGCAGAGAAAAGCGCACGAAAGTGACAGCGAAAGTGAGAATCCATTGTGGGAGGAGGAGAGCGAATCTGGAG AATCTTCGATAACTGAAGAATGTGATACCGACGAGTTAGCCAATAATCCCGAGAAGTTTCTTATATTTACAACTGGCTCAAAGACATATACTCCGCATAAAGTTGGTTttaagagaattaaattaGTCACTTTTCCAAGAAGATTGGATCCAGGACCATCGCTACGCGAAAGAATAGCTcagcgagaaagagaacgaGAAAGACAGAATACGCCATCGGTGGAAGATTGGTTAAATTACGAAGCTGTCGCTGATAAATTCGATAAGATAGATCATTTGATTGATCTTCATGGTCATATCATTGGAATGGGACTTTCTCCTGATCACAg ATATCTTTATGTAAATACAAGGCCGTGGCCAAAGGGTTACGTTATTACTAATCCTTTACAACCACCACCAATAGCACAAGAAATTGATATACATGTGATTGACTTGGTAACATTAAAACAAGTTGGTACAATGTTAAGAGCACACAAGGCATATACGCCTAATAACGaatgtttctttatatttttggatGTATGTAATGAATATGTAGCAAG TGGTGCTGAAGACAAGCATGGTTACTTGTGGGATAGACACTATGGAATTTGTTTAGCAAAATTTCCTCATACGGATGTAGTTAATTCCGTGGCTTTTAATCCACGTGATCCTGAAATGTTAGTTACAACCAGTGATGATTATACAGTTAAAATATGGCGGAGTCGGGCTATGGTAAAGAATTTAGGTTTAGATGAAAATTCCTATCGTAGAGGAATGGAGGTTCGAAAAAGACGAAGGTTTCAGAGAAGCAGTAATAATATTGACTGa
- the LOC140663449 gene encoding transmembrane protein 223, producing the protein MFAEKTWKKNCFKMFGLIWKHPIVFKAVLIEAQSIHGMMQRCFKYDKNIFSSTSMVRTFLTRSMRLSGGSLQSANFLKPNKLPQNLLIRRQQKLNWNVNTNVQNNVILYKNENDRYFRYVKIFAIGQLFGWSVLAAYTYMPAFFDIFRADINSKEFIKKHILQLSLFTFSIFAGPATFAFMYALCSRNIKYIILNKGGKTLSLFTYHMWKRKANINLPVGMAKAVSHRTDLGVCIPLKIKNRVFYYLIDKKGIFVNPNLFDYTLG; encoded by the exons ATGTTTGCAGAAAAAACTTg gaagaaaaattgtttcaaaatgTTTGGTTTAATTTGGAAGCATCCTATTGTATTTAAAGCTGTATTAATTGAAGCACAATCTATTCATGGGATGATGCAAAgatgttttaaatatgataaaaatatattttcatcaacATCAATGGTTAGAACATTTCTGACAAGAAGCATGAG ATTATCTGGTGGATCATTGCAATcagcaaattttcttaaacCTAACAAATTgccacaaaatttattaataagacgTCAGCAAAAATTAAACTGGAATGTTAATACAAATGTAcagaataatgtaattttatacaagaatGAAAATGATAGATATTTtcgatatgtaaaaatttttgcaattggACAATTATTTGGTTGGTCAGTGTTGGCTGCCTATACTTATATGCCAGCTTTCTTTGATATATTCAGAGCTGATATAAATTCTAaggaatttataaagaaacacATATTGCAACTTTCTCTGTTTACTTTCTCAATTTTTGCAG GTCCTGCCACATTTGCTTTTATGTATGCTCTATGTTCTCGTAACATCAAGTacattatcttaaataaaggTGGTAAAACACTTTCACTTTTTACTTATCACATGTGGAAAAGAAAAGCTAACATAAATTTACCAGTAGGAATG gcaAAAGCTGTATCACATAGAACAGATTTGGGAGTATGTATAccacttaaaataaaaaacagagttttttattatcttattgataaaaaaggcATATTTGTGAATCCGAATCTTTTTGATTATACACTGGGATAA
- the LOC140664081 gene encoding uncharacterized protein, with the protein MHNTSRYAGYHISTNRDYITDGEESHRAPSDRTVSEYIVANEHTTMVKPIKTNHADRYDREDRRSRSAHNTRDSVLSGSSKHSLNPLSKSASHGSICDNGSDIYVTSAAYRATSDISRISRHSLAPSSRLDHRAPSHYSYGSGRSGTSTVKTRTSRKGGIVVETMSTPNPFCPNTKGVCCLMLLLNLGLILVTLGFVIVIQFFQPLVVWILGIIFLVFGFLTLIGSLVYCVHVFRNAKHPHDINPEDLYWTHYWQGRVGSTAPEVYYKAEDKYQDDGYSDRYSKYSGKYYDRQSQRY; encoded by the exons ATGCATAATACTTCCAGATATGCTGGTTATCACATTAGCACAAATCGTGATTACATTACAGATGGTGAAGAGAGCCATAGAGCTCCTTCAGATCGCACCGTGTCTGAATATATTGTTGCCAATGAACATACTACCATG GTAAAACcaataaaaacaaatcatGCGGACAGATATGACAGAGAAGATAGAAGATCCAGAAGCGCGCACAATACTCGAGATTCAGTATTATCTGGATCTTCGAAACATAGTTTAAATCCGCTTAGCAAAAGTGCCTCGCATGGTAGCATTTGTGACAATGGTTCAGATATATATGTTACCAGCGCTGCATATAGAGCAACTTCTGATATAAg TCGGATATCACGCCATAGTCTAGCACCAAGCTCCAGATTGGATCATAGAGCGCCTAGTCACTACAGCTATGGTTCAGGCAGGTCGGGTACTTCAACAGTGAAAACTCGTACATCACGGAAAGGGGGTATAGTTGTGGAAACTATGTCAACCCCTAATCCATTCTGTCCAAACACTAAGGGTGTCTGTTGCCTCATGTTACTTCTTAATCTCGGTTTGATCCTGGTTACTCTAGGCTTTGTTATCGTCATACAATTTTTCCAACCATTAGTCGTTTG gaTCTtaggaataatatttttagtgtttggatttttgacattaattgGAAGTCTCGTGTATTGTGTACATGTGTTCAGAAATGCCAAACATCCCCATGATATAAATCCAGAAGATTTATATTGGACCCATTACTGGCAAGGTCGTGTTGGCTCTACAGCACCtgaagtttattataaagcgGAAGACAAGTATCAGGACGATGGCTATAGTGATCGATATAGCAAATACTCAGGAAAGTATTATGACAGGCAAAGTCAaagatattaa
- the Ranbp21 gene encoding exportin-5 codes for MEFGAGDVAQISAELARVVEVIMSPDISQQQRLEVYNACERFKESSPLCAQCGLYLAQKSPDRSSVVRHFGLQLMEHCVKYRWTQISQSEKIFIKENAMKLLQEGTEPLLQEEAHIKDALSRVVVEMIKREWPQQWPTLLAELSQACTQGVSQTELVLLVFLRLVEDVALLQTLESNQRRKDIYQALTTNMAEIFSFFLRLMEQHFSEFQKKSALGQTSEAAAHSKVVQIVLSTLTGFVEWVSINHVMAEDGRLLQILCLLLGDPIFQCSAAECLLQIVNRKGKAEDRKQLMILFSEEALRFIYTAATAPPPLTGPTNFHENHYLFLKKLTQVLTGMATQLCTLWGKDDASSIRPTHFNLFLDTTLTFTMYPSLTLTHLANTIWVMLFKHEHIKNDSLLLTYVPKYVEHTAPKLIRVAYPYGRQSNGMTTNCLVDYDSEEEFNVFLHRFRMDLLEGFRHATMVAPLVTFTYVQQWLTAKITKGMADLQYKSDQNDREYLEWEALAQALDSVVSRILLINERPSVQTGLQLLELCLGYSPQDPWLLSALLSCISALFVFLSMSTGSMAMPGVAILPRVLEKIFAALVFEAPGENERNRSRATKNVRRHAASLMVKISLKYPLLLLPVFEQIRSMVRNLTREPSPLSRMESVMLYEALLLISNHFCDYERQNRFVAEVIGNASNKFVTLGAEWFKGPSEFMQFVGLDRPPVENMLEDPARYNRSDLMMCICTVLSVVKRCSIPEDPDRAARGGFVAALSESGNPVYRNPAAPHVIPILPTLFALLRTMNALFTPAALSLLSEGYKNAYGLLESEKANLLGVNVTNDNTSETDQTSSTSLVRMQSFLSTIHDQCYHMLGSGCHMIGRDFYQLPGFAPALLNSVFSNMEAIPDYRLRPIIRVFMKPFIYSCPPAFYESVLVPVLAHVSTHMCQRLSAKWQYIAHLYESGGLDEENTDTQEVINDMLNRNLTRDFVDVLKVALVGGAASDAAPPDTMDQDNGGMAVDPPISRGNSIVAEIVSELGAFVLRHPSTCHSVVLCVLGALAWNDSNASLKATMLTGPVVRALAADGSLTPAMAAHIMVAVLQGLQLHGQHEANQGSLITLGAQVYECLRPKFPNIIEVMQQIPGINPADLQRFDEKMAVVSTKGNKVEKGKKDLFKKITNQLIGRSVGQLFRKEVKIDNLPRIEVFGKSQPVRVDEISKNAADTGIAALFAGPT; via the exons ATGGAGTTTGGAGCAGGCGATGTCGCCCAGATATCGGCGGAATTGGCCCGAGTGGTCGAAGTAATAATGTCACCCGATATATCTCAGCAGCAACGCCTGGAAGTGTACAATGCTTGCGAAAGATTCAAGGAATCCTCGCCACTGTGCGCCCAATGTGGCTTATATCTGGCACAGAAATCCCCAGACAGAAGCTCGGTGGTGCGTCACTTTGGTCTACAGCTAATGGAACATTGTGTGAAGTATCGATGGACTCAGATCTCACAGTCAGAGAAGATCTTCATCAAGGAAAATGCAATGAAATTACTTCAAGAAGGCACTGAACCATTGCTACAGGAAGAAGCACACATAAAGGACGCACTGTCGCGAGTGGTAGTTGAAATGATAAAGAGAGAATGGCCTCAACAGTGGCCCACCTTACTAGCTGAACTCAGTCAGGCTTGTACACAAGGCGTGAGTCAAACTGAGCTGGTCTTGTTGGTATTTCTTAGACTGGTGGAAGATGTGGCGCTTCTACAGACACTCGAATCTAATCAAAGGAGAAAAGACATATACCAAGCATTGACTACAAATATGGCAGAAATCTTTAGTTTCTTCTTAAGATTAATGGAACAACACTTTTCAGAATTTCAGAAGAAAAGTGCCTTAGGACAGACATCCGAAGCTGCAGCACACAGTAAAGTTGTTCAA ATAGTACTGTCCACATTAACCGGATTTGTCGAGTGGGTGTCTATAAATCACGTGATGGCTGAGGATGGAAGATTGTTGCAAATACTGTGCCTCCTGCTGGGCGATCCTATATTTCAATGTTCCGCCGCCGAATGCCTGCTCCAGATTGTAAATCGCAAAGGCAAAGCCGAAGATCGAAAGCAATTGATGATTCTATTTTCGGAAGAGGCtttgagatttatttatacggCAGCTACCGCACCACCGCCTCTCACTGGACCTACAAATTTCCACgagaatcattatttattcctAAAGAAGCTCACACAG GTACTGACGGGCATGGCAACACAACTTTGCACTTTATGGGGAAAAGACGACGCCTCTAGCATACGGCCAACGCACTTCAATCTCTTTCTGGACACTACACTTACATTTACCATGTACCCAAGTCTTACGCTTACGCATTTAGCGAATACAATCTGGGTGATGTTGTTCAAACATGAACATATCAAGAACGATTCGTTATTGCTGACGTACGTACCCAAGTACGTAGAACACACGGCTCCCAAATTAATTCGTGTCGCATATCCATATGGTAGACAGAGCAATGGTATGACTACGAACTGCCTTGTTGATTATGACTCAGAGGAGGAATTCAATGTCTTTTTGCATCGCTTCAGAATGGATCTATTAGAGGGATTTAGGCACGCAACTATGGTAGCACCCTTAGTAACGTTCACATATGTGCAACAGTGGTTAACGGCGAAAATTACCAAGGGTATGGCGGATCTGCAATACAAGAGTGATCAAAATGATCGAGAGTATCTCGAGTGGGAGGCTCTTGCGCAAGCACTGGACTCTGTTGTGTCCAGAATCTTATTGATCAATGAACGACCAAGTGTACAGACCGGTCTGCAGCTATTAGAACTTTGTCTAGGTTACTCGCCACAGGATCCTTGGCTATTATCCGCTCTACTATCCTGCATAAGCGCGCTTTTCGTATTCCTGTCAATGTCAACTGGCTCAATGGCCATGCCGGGTGTTGCTATCTTGCCACGCGTTCTTGAGAAGATCTTTGCTGCGTTGGTGTTCGAAGCGCCCGGCGAGAACGAACGCAATCGTTCACGTGCAACCAAAAACGTGCGACGACACGCGGCTAGTCTAATGGTAAAGATTAGTCTCAAGTATCCGCTACTACTGCTGCCGGTATTCGAGCAGATACGCTCAATGGTACGCAATCTGACACGAGAACCAAGTCCGTTATCCCGAATGGAGAGTGTTATGTTATACGAGGCATTACTCCTTATCTCCAATCATTTTTGCGACTACGAAAGGCAGAATCGATTTGTCGCGGAGGTGATCGGCAATGCGTCTAACAAATTCGTCACGCTGGGTGCAGAATGGTTTAAGGGACCATCGGAGTTTATGCAATTCGTGGGATTGGACAGACCACCAGTGGAGAACATGCTAGAGGATCCAGCTAGATACAACCGCAGTGATCTTATGATGTGCATTTGTACTGTTTTAAGTGTGGTCAAGCGATGCTCTATTCCAGAGGATCCTGATCGCGCAGCGAGAGGTGGCTTTGTTGCTGCGCTCAGCGAGAGTGGTAATCCGGTCTATCGAAATCCCGCCGCACCTCACGTAATTCCTATCTTGCCAACGCTCTTTGCTCTGCTACGAACGATGAATGCTCTCTTTACTCCCgccgctctctctcttctttcggag GGTTATAAAAATGCTTATGGACTTTTGGAGTCGGAAAAAGCAAATTTGTTGGGTGTAAATGTGACGAATGACAACACTAGTGAAACGGATCAGACCTCGAGCACTTCCCTAGTCCGAATGCAATCATTTCTCAGTACAATTCATGATCAGTGCTACCATATGCTGGGTAGCGGTTGTCATATGATCGGCCGAGATTTCTATCAGTTGCCCGGGTTTGCACCAGCGTTGCTCAATTCAGTTTTCTCAAACATGGAG GCAATTCCAGACTATAGACTGCGGCCGATTATACGTGTGTTTATGAAGCCATTCATATATTCCTGTCCACCAGCTTTTTATGAGAGCGTACTAGTACCTGTACTGGCTCACGTATCTACACATA TGTGCCAAAGATTAAGCGCAAAGTGGCAGTACATTGCGCATCTCTACGAATCTGGTGGTCTGGACGAAGAGAACACCGACACACAAGAAGTTATCAATGACATGCTCAACAGAAATTTGACCAGAGACTTCGTAGACGTGTTAAAAGTGGCTCTAGTTGGTGGAGCTGCCAGCGACGCTGCACCTCCCGACACAATGGATCAGGACAACGGAGGAATGGCAGTGGATCCGCCTATTTCCCGGGGGAACAGCATCGTCGCCGAAATCGTCAGCGAGCTGGGGGCTTTCGTTCTACGTCATCCGTCCACCTGTCACAGTGTCGTCCTATGTGTATTAGg GGCACTTGCGTGGAACGATTCAAATGCGAGTCTCAAGGCGACCATGTTGACCGGACCTGTAGTACGAGCACTAGCAGCCGATGGTAGTCTCACTCCTGCAATGGCAGCGCATATTATGGTTGCCGTTCTTCAAGGTTTACAATTGCACGGTCAGCATGAGGCCAATCAAGGTTCCCTCATTACCCTTGGTGCACAAGTCTACGAGTGTCTCAGACCCAAGTTTCCGAACATCATCGAGGTGATGCAACAGATTCCAGGAATCAATCCCGCCGACTTGCAACGATTCGATGAAAAAATGGCTGTAGTCAGCACAAAGGGCAACAAGGTCGAGAAGGGAAAGAAAGAtctcttcaaaaaaattacaaatcag CTTATTGGCAGAAGCGTAGGTCAATTGTTTCGCAAGGAAGTTAAAATAGACAATTTACCGCGAATAGAAGTATTCGGTAAATCTCAACCAGTGCGCGTGGACGAGATTTCGAAGAACGCCGCTGATACGGGAATAGCAGCATTGTTCGCTGGGCCTACGTAG